The following nucleotide sequence is from Nitratidesulfovibrio termitidis HI1.
GCGCCGAACAGCAGCAGGTCATCTCCGTGCTGAACGAGAACCTGCAGAAGGTGCTGGATTCCTACCGCGAAAAGAACGGCCTTGACGTCATCGTGGGCAACGACAACGTGCTCTCCGCCGGTCCCAGCGCCGACGTTACCGGCAACATCGTGGCCGAACTGAACAAGCTGAACATCACCTTCAAGCCTCTTGAAGCGGAAGCCCCGGCCAAGCCGGCGGAAGCTCCCAAGCAGTAGCACTTGCGGGCACAGGGCGTACGCCCGCCATGCCCGCATCCGACAGGTATTCGGTAACGACAGGGACGCTCCGGCAGGCCGGGGCGTCCCTTTTTTGCGCCCGGCATGGGGCAGGGCGGGCACCCGGCGCGGAAGACGGTCGCGCCGGGCGGCGCAGGACCGTTGCGCGGCACGTCATTCGTGGCGCAACGACCGCACAATTTCGCGGTAGCGCGGCGTTTCCGCCAGTTCGCTCAGTGCGGCATCGATGCGTGCGGCCGTGGCGGCATCCACCCCTCGTGCGACCATAAGGTAGCGTGGTTCTGCTGTGGGGTTGCCCGGCACCGGGCGCAAGGTCAGGCTGGAACCAAGGTCGGGGTGGGTGCGCAGCAGGTGGGCCGCCTCTTCGTGGCTCATGAAGGATATGTCGTGGGCGCCGTCCATGATGGATCGCAGCATCCGGGCGTTTTCATCGCGGGTGCGGGTGGGCGAGGTGCCGGTGCGTTCCAGCGCCTGCGCCAGCCAGGCGCCGTACCAGTAGCCGTCGCCCAGCACCACCCGCAGCCCCCCGGCCAGCAGCGAATCGAGAGACCGGGCGGAAGCGGCCAGCCCCGCATCAGTGCGTCGCACGACGATGACCGGCGGCAGTGGAACATACAGGGGGCCGATGAAGCGGGCGAAGGTTTCGCGTTCCGGCGTTCGGTACACGCCGGGCGTGCAGGCGAAGGGCGCACCGGCGCGGAAGGTTGCGAGGATTTCGGTGAAGGTGCTGGTGACAAGGCGGGGCTTAAGGCCCGCGCGCTCCAGTGCGAGCAGGGTCATTTCCACCAGCGGCCCGCCCCGGGTCTCGGGGGTTGCCGTGAAGAACGGTGGCCGGTGGTAGATAAACACCGTGATTTCGCGTGGCGGTGGGGTGGCGGTGGCGGCATGCCCGGCGTGCCACGGTGCGGTGCATGCCGCCAGCACAAGCAGCAGAATGCCCAGCGGGCGCAGGCAGGGACGGACGGTGGTGAGGCAGGCGTGGGGCCGGACGTGAAGCAGGGCCATGGCAACCTCCGGCTGTGGTCGGGGAGTGATACCTGACCACAGGGTGCCGCGATCATGGCTGGTGCTGAATGATTATCACGCAGGCGCGTGCGTCGCGGAACTTCCGGGGCGGATGCGTCCTCGGGAGGCAGTGCGCTCGTGAGGCTGGGTGACAGAGTGCTGGGGATGGGGCATGGCGTCGTGGGATGCGCAGAGGGGGCCGGGCGCGTGGTGCCGGACACATGGTGCCGGGCGCGTGGAACCTGCTCGCTGGGCAGCCCGCCTGCCCCGCCCGTGCGGCCCGCCGCGTCGATCAGGGCGTGGCGGGGGCTGCGTCCGGCAGGGTGGTCGCAGCGTCACCAGGCATGTCCCCCAACACGGCTATGATGGCGTCGTCTATGTGGCGCATGGTGGCATCGTCCACGCCACCCCCGCACATCAGATGGCGGGTCTGGGGGTGGCCCGGCAGCGCATCCTGCCCGGTCAGGGGCACCAGCCGCAGCGCCTGGAGCAGCCGGGGTGATCGGCGCAGCAGTTCGGTCGCCTCTTCCTGTTCCATCAGGGTCATGTCGTAGCGGCCGGATGCCAGCATTTCCAGCAGGGCTGCGTTATCGGCCGTGCTGCGATAGACCGGCGCGCGAGATCGGGCCAGCGCTTCGTCCATGGCCGGGCCGTATGAAAATCCGTCGCGCAGCACCATGCGCAGCCCG
It contains:
- a CDS encoding substrate-binding periplasmic protein, whose amino-acid sequence is MALLHVRPHACLTTVRPCLRPLGILLLVLAACTAPWHAGHAATATPPPREITVFIYHRPPFFTATPETRGGPLVEMTLLALERAGLKPRLVTSTFTEILATFRAGAPFACTPGVYRTPERETFARFIGPLYVPLPPVIVVRRTDAGLAASARSLDSLLAGGLRVVLGDGYWYGAWLAQALERTGTSPTRTRDENARMLRSIMDGAHDISFMSHEEAAHLLRTHPDLGSSLTLRPVPGNPTAEPRYLMVARGVDAATAARIDAALSELAETPRYREIVRSLRHE